In Pyxidicoccus trucidator, a single genomic region encodes these proteins:
- a CDS encoding CBS domain-containing protein encodes MKSVKDVMTKDVEIINPNSSLKDAAEKMRTLNVGPLPVCDNDKLTGIITDRDIVVRAVSQGMDPAKTPVSKAMTDQVEYVYEDEDISKVSRKMKDEQIRRLLVVNREKRLVGIISLGDISEAMDAQEAGETLESISEPSHPSTH; translated from the coding sequence ATGAAGTCAGTGAAGGATGTGATGACGAAGGACGTGGAAATCATCAACCCCAACAGCTCACTCAAGGACGCCGCGGAGAAGATGCGCACGCTGAACGTGGGCCCGCTGCCCGTGTGTGACAACGACAAGCTCACGGGCATCATCACCGACCGGGACATCGTCGTGCGGGCGGTATCGCAGGGCATGGACCCCGCCAAGACGCCCGTGTCGAAGGCGATGACCGACCAGGTGGAATACGTCTACGAGGACGAAGACATCTCCAAGGTCTCGCGCAAGATGAAGGACGAGCAGATCCGCCGCCTCCTCGTGGTCAATCGCGAGAAGCGGCTGGTGGGCATCATCTCGCTGGGGGACATCTCGGAGGCCATGGACGCCCAGGAGGCCGGCGAGACGCTGGAGTCCATCTCCGAGCCGTCGCATCCCTCCACCCACTGA
- a CDS encoding DUF2267 domain-containing protein, whose translation MANEREGQEQERRGAAPDLRAQRSESRTTQTYVLFLRDLESKANIGRERAEQAAQSVLCLLEQRLMNDEVKHLEAQLPHKVRDLLQRCPRHQGTAPRKFKLEQFLTMVSEDLDTTPNEAERLSRAVFATVRDHISEGEAEDVMGQLPADLRALWAREA comes from the coding sequence ATGGCGAACGAGCGCGAGGGGCAGGAGCAGGAGCGACGGGGTGCTGCCCCGGACCTGCGCGCGCAGCGGAGCGAGTCCCGCACCACGCAGACGTATGTCCTCTTCCTGAGGGACCTGGAGTCGAAGGCGAACATCGGCCGCGAGCGGGCCGAGCAGGCGGCGCAGTCCGTGCTGTGCCTGCTCGAACAGCGCCTCATGAACGACGAGGTGAAGCACCTGGAGGCCCAGCTTCCACACAAGGTGCGTGACCTGCTGCAGCGGTGCCCACGGCACCAGGGCACGGCGCCACGCAAGTTCAAGCTGGAGCAGTTCCTCACCATGGTGTCCGAGGACCTGGACACCACTCCGAATGAAGCGGAGCGACTCAGCCGCGCCGTCTTCGCCACGGTGCGCGACCACATCTCCGAGGGTGAGGCCGAGGACGTCATGGGCCAGCTCCCCGCGGACCTGCGCGCGTTGTGGGCGCGCGAGGCCTGA
- a CDS encoding secretin and TonB N-terminal domain-containing protein yields MSRARAAVLALALLGAPALAASPKAEGKRVTVDIVRADIHDVLRMLADLGRLNLVVDDEVQGTVTLRLRNVPWGQALETVLSSHGLGRELQGNVMRVAPLRKLKDEAELRVKLKQARQEEAPLRTYFVPVNHALASDLVPHVKAQLSPRGSVSVDARTNTLIITDVEPVAVP; encoded by the coding sequence ATGTCCAGAGCCCGAGCCGCCGTGCTCGCGCTGGCGCTGCTGGGCGCGCCGGCCCTCGCCGCATCGCCGAAGGCGGAGGGCAAGCGCGTCACCGTCGACATCGTCCGCGCGGACATCCACGACGTGCTGCGCATGCTCGCGGACCTGGGCCGGCTGAACCTGGTGGTGGATGACGAGGTGCAGGGCACGGTGACGCTGCGGCTGCGCAACGTGCCGTGGGGGCAGGCGCTGGAGACGGTGCTCTCCTCGCACGGCCTGGGACGTGAGCTGCAGGGCAACGTGATGCGGGTGGCGCCCCTCCGCAAGCTCAAGGACGAGGCCGAGCTGCGCGTGAAGCTGAAGCAGGCGCGCCAGGAAGAGGCCCCGCTGCGCACGTACTTCGTCCCGGTGAATCACGCGCTCGCGTCGGACCTGGTGCCGCATGTGAAGGCCCAGCTCTCTCCGCGCGGGAGCGTCAGCGTGGATGCGCGCACCAACACGCTCATCATCACCGACGTGGAGCCGGTGGCGGTGCCCTGA